The following are encoded in a window of Thermoanaerobacter ethanolicus JW 200 genomic DNA:
- a CDS encoding Na/Pi cotransporter family protein produces MIISLIYFAAGIGIFIWGIFTLTRGLKVFSHQKISQIINNFASNLLKSIIIGFFITLIIQSSSMVTVIAVTMAGAELLTLKSAAGIIIGSNIGTTIAVQLYAFNLFKIAPYLVFIGSVLHFQNCNTKLKFVGNVFLGFGLVFYGLKIMELATMPLKKNSNFELISANLSNPFWGILAGIITALILQSSNVGIATLQVLVSSQLITLPQALPIIYGLNIGTCSEAIILSFASNKEGKKIALFNIFLNIGGTILFLPFTNFFAEFLKLISPHNPLRQVANAHTFFNLFSALLIIPFLKQLFVLIDKLVNK; encoded by the coding sequence ATGATAATCTCTTTAATATATTTCGCGGCAGGAATAGGAATATTTATTTGGGGAATTTTTACTTTAACAAGGGGATTAAAGGTCTTCTCACACCAAAAAATTTCTCAAATTATTAACAATTTTGCAAGCAATTTATTAAAATCAATAATAATAGGTTTTTTTATAACCTTAATTATTCAAAGCAGTAGCATGGTAACTGTAATCGCAGTAACAATGGCAGGAGCAGAGCTTTTAACTCTTAAAAGCGCAGCAGGTATAATTATAGGTTCTAATATTGGAACTACTATTGCCGTGCAGCTTTACGCATTTAATCTGTTTAAAATAGCCCCTTATTTAGTTTTTATAGGTTCTGTACTACATTTCCAAAATTGCAATACTAAATTAAAATTTGTAGGAAATGTATTTTTAGGATTTGGATTAGTATTTTATGGTCTTAAGATAATGGAACTGGCTACAATGCCTCTTAAAAAAAATTCTAACTTCGAGCTTATTAGTGCTAATCTTTCAAATCCTTTCTGGGGAATTCTTGCTGGAATAATCACAGCATTAATCCTTCAATCAAGTAATGTAGGTATAGCAACACTACAAGTTTTGGTCTCCTCTCAACTAATAACCTTGCCTCAAGCATTGCCAATAATATATGGTTTAAATATTGGAACTTGCTCAGAGGCTATCATACTGAGCTTTGCCTCTAACAAAGAAGGGAAAAAAATAGCTCTCTTTAACATTTTTCTTAATATAGGGGGCACTATACTCTTTTTGCCTTTTACAAATTTTTTTGCAGAGTTTTTGAAACTCATCTCCCCCCACAATCCTTTAAGACAGGTGGCAAACGCCCACACATTTTTTAATCTTTTTTCTGCACTTTTGATAATTCCTTTTCTTAAGCAACTTTTTGTTTTAATAGATAAATTAGTAAATAAATAA
- a CDS encoding GerAB/ArcD/ProY family transporter yields MNKRLEVSNLLFLMITFEIGTSVLFCLGIEAKQDCWLSILIAMLISLPITLMYVSSFEKSQKNLPQLLEFVYGKYIGKTLSLIYALYFLYIASRNVRDYVELSVNTIYSRTPTYIFSSFMLILVMYYLLFDICVLARVAKILLPLILAIMAFQTTMIMMGDNFSFSRLLPILENGIVPVIKAAIPLIVTFPFGELIAFTTVFDKVKQKEKIKKIMLITTVFTGLLLSFNNIIIISSLGADEASRENFPLYQVIRLINLGNLKNLDTLYVFIMIIGVFFKISVFTYAGLTMIKNALELKSYKYLLFPVLSMIFAASFIIADSYQTHILIGLKFTPFYIHVPLQIILPMITFLFLNIKEKRKL; encoded by the coding sequence ATGAACAAAAGATTAGAAGTTAGCAATTTATTGTTTTTAATGATAACTTTTGAGATTGGAACATCAGTACTCTTTTGTTTGGGAATTGAAGCAAAACAAGATTGTTGGCTTTCTATTTTAATTGCAATGCTTATTTCTCTGCCAATTACACTTATGTACGTCTCCTCTTTTGAAAAATCGCAAAAAAATCTTCCACAGTTACTTGAGTTTGTTTATGGGAAATATATAGGTAAAACTTTATCTCTAATTTATGCTCTGTACTTTTTATACATTGCTTCGAGAAACGTAAGAGACTATGTAGAACTCAGTGTAAATACAATATATTCTCGAACACCTACATATATTTTTTCTTCTTTTATGCTTATATTAGTAATGTATTACCTCCTATTTGATATATGTGTACTTGCCCGCGTTGCTAAAATTTTGCTCCCTCTTATTTTAGCTATTATGGCTTTTCAAACAACTATGATAATGATGGGAGATAATTTTAGTTTTTCAAGGCTTTTACCAATTTTAGAAAATGGAATTGTTCCCGTAATCAAAGCAGCAATTCCTCTAATTGTGACTTTTCCCTTTGGTGAACTTATTGCTTTTACTACAGTTTTTGATAAAGTAAAACAAAAGGAAAAAATAAAAAAGATAATGCTGATAACCACTGTTTTTACTGGTCTACTATTGTCCTTTAACAATATCATTATAATTTCTTCTTTAGGAGCAGATGAAGCTTCAAGAGAAAATTTCCCATTGTATCAAGTTATAAGATTAATAAATTTAGGAAATTTAAAAAACCTAGACACTTTGTATGTATTTATAATGATTATAGGGGTATTTTTTAAGATTAGCGTATTTACTTATGCAGGACTTACAATGATAAAAAATGCGTTGGAACTAAAAAGTTATAAATACCTTCTTTTTCCTGTTTTGTCGATGATTTTTGCTGCTTCTTTTATAATTGCCGACAGTTATCAAACCCACATACTTATAGGTCTTAAATTTACTCCTTTTTACATACATGTACCTCTACAAATAATTTTACCTATGATTACATTTCTATTTTTAAACATAAAAGAAAAGAGAAAGCTTTAA
- a CDS encoding PIG-L deacetylase family protein, whose amino-acid sequence MINKRTIYFSLFIALLIGISYIMNWEMAIANFAEKGTLPTFDDPGQRILIIVPHPDDETLGMAGIIQRAVELKRPIKVVIVTSGESYKKAAMSFCGKTNPTPQDFYRFGLARQQESIVAMRVLGLPRQDLIFLGFADGSIRFLWSQYWDNGRPRVSGGIHVAYAPYDTVYKPGIPYTGQNLVNELTEIIKDFKPTDIYYPLADDMHPDHWAVSNFVRYTITAVNINVREHMFLVHHPQWPVPWMAEKNRPMLPPVDMKDSNTEWQSFDLTPKEIDLKQVAIKQYRTQIDVMEPFLMAFVRKTELFATKPVITIPVVDSKPDLQSRALPHTLLKVYTGGMLNEEIYRSAALTRLGAFYYDNKLYIGLESARPISKKVIYHVEMRLFYKDQNDIKRIDLGIVNGKLYQYKRAENSLTDVIAAKPTINGNKIWVEIKIPQVDNLRYIFMGADSIYRNRLIDKIPWNMYKIGE is encoded by the coding sequence ATGATAAATAAACGGACTATTTACTTTTCTTTGTTTATTGCTTTATTAATAGGAATATCCTATATAATGAATTGGGAAATGGCTATTGCAAACTTCGCAGAAAAAGGTACACTGCCAACTTTTGATGACCCTGGGCAAAGAATCCTCATTATAGTTCCTCATCCTGATGATGAGACTTTAGGAATGGCAGGAATTATTCAAAGAGCTGTAGAACTTAAAAGGCCTATTAAAGTAGTAATAGTCACAAGTGGAGAGAGTTACAAGAAAGCTGCAATGTCATTTTGTGGTAAAACAAATCCTACTCCTCAAGATTTTTATCGTTTTGGACTTGCAAGACAGCAAGAAAGTATTGTTGCCATGAGAGTTTTGGGATTACCGCGACAAGATTTAATTTTTTTAGGGTTTGCTGATGGAAGCATCAGATTTTTGTGGAGCCAATATTGGGATAATGGCCGTCCAAGAGTGAGTGGCGGAATTCATGTGGCATATGCTCCTTATGATACAGTTTATAAGCCGGGTATTCCATATACAGGACAAAATTTAGTTAATGAACTTACGGAAATAATTAAAGATTTTAAACCTACTGATATATATTATCCTTTAGCAGATGATATGCATCCCGACCATTGGGCAGTAAGCAATTTTGTGAGATATACTATTACCGCTGTGAATATAAATGTCCGTGAGCATATGTTTTTAGTCCATCATCCACAATGGCCAGTGCCATGGATGGCGGAGAAAAATAGGCCCATGTTACCTCCTGTAGATATGAAAGATAGTAACACAGAATGGCAATCTTTTGACTTAACTCCAAAAGAAATAGATTTGAAACAAGTGGCTATAAAACAATATAGGACCCAAATAGATGTTATGGAACCATTTTTAATGGCTTTTGTAAGAAAAACCGAATTATTTGCTACAAAACCTGTCATCACTATTCCTGTAGTTGATTCAAAACCAGATTTACAAAGTAGAGCTTTGCCTCATACTCTTTTAAAAGTGTATACTGGTGGCATGTTAAATGAGGAAATATACAGAAGTGCAGCTTTAACGCGATTAGGAGCTTTTTATTACGACAATAAATTGTACATCGGCTTAGAATCGGCAAGACCAATATCTAAAAAAGTAATTTACCATGTTGAAATGAGGCTATTTTATAAAGATCAAAATGATATAAAACGTATTGATTTAGGAATTGTAAATGGAAAATTATATCAGTATAAAAGGGCAGAAAATTCTTTGACAGATGTCATAGCAGCAAAACCTACAATTAATGGAAATAAAATTTGGGTTGAAATAAAAATACCACAGGTGGACAATTTAAGATATATATTTATGGGAGCAGATTCTATTTATAGGAATCGTCTTATAGATAAAATACCTTGGAATATGTATAAAATAGGTGAGTAA
- a CDS encoding dipeptidase produces the protein MFVDFHCDTLYHLVDKKIDFTERSKEGHVDLQRMKEGKVHLQVFAVFVDPTQMRKNAATMALKMIDKMHEVIEETKEFGLILKGEDIDKAKEKGKIGALLSIEGGEVLEGEISLLRMFYKLGVRALTLTWSLRNDLGDGVDGVKESGLTSFGKEVVKEMNRLGMIVDVSHLNEKGFWDVVELSKKPIIASHSNAKTLCSHRRNLTDEQIKAIAQKGGVIGINFAPQFLRDEGQATLEDVLNHINYICELVGEDYVGFGSDFDGISSTPEGLEDISHFPKIVEGLIKRGYTEEQIAKITHKNFENLIKKILI, from the coding sequence ATGTTTGTAGATTTTCACTGTGATACTCTTTATCATTTAGTGGACAAAAAAATAGATTTCACTGAAAGGTCAAAAGAAGGTCATGTGGATTTACAAAGGATGAAAGAAGGTAAAGTTCACTTACAGGTTTTTGCTGTATTTGTAGACCCAACACAGATGAGAAAAAATGCTGCTACAATGGCTTTAAAGATGATTGACAAAATGCATGAAGTAATCGAAGAAACAAAAGAATTTGGATTAATATTAAAAGGAGAAGATATAGATAAAGCAAAAGAAAAAGGAAAAATTGGAGCATTGCTTTCTATAGAAGGCGGCGAAGTTTTAGAAGGTGAAATTTCTCTTCTTAGGATGTTTTACAAATTAGGAGTAAGAGCTCTCACTTTAACATGGAGTTTGAGAAACGATTTAGGGGACGGAGTAGACGGTGTTAAAGAATCGGGGCTTACCTCCTTTGGCAAAGAAGTTGTAAAAGAGATGAATCGCCTAGGAATGATTGTAGATGTATCTCATCTTAATGAAAAAGGATTTTGGGATGTAGTAGAACTTAGTAAGAAACCTATTATAGCTTCTCATTCTAATGCTAAAACCCTATGCTCCCACAGAAGAAATTTGACAGATGAGCAAATAAAAGCGATAGCTCAAAAAGGCGGTGTAATTGGAATAAATTTTGCTCCACAATTTTTAAGAGATGAAGGTCAAGCTACATTAGAAGATGTTTTAAATCATATAAATTATATATGCGAATTAGTAGGAGAAGATTATGTAGGTTTTGGTTCTGACTTTGATGGGATTAGCAGTACACCAGAAGGTTTAGAAGATATATCACACTTTCCTAAAATTGTAGAAGGCCTAATAAAAAGAGGATATACTGAAGAACAAATTGCTAAAATTACTCACAAAAATTTTGAAAATCTCATAAAGAAAATTTTGATATAA
- a CDS encoding serine hydroxymethyltransferase — MDIEIIRKTDPEIADAIEKELIRQRNKIELIASENFVSRAVMEAMGSPLTNKYAEGYPNKRYYGGCEYVDIAEELARERLKKLFGAEHANVQPHSGAQANMAAYFALIKPGDTVLGMDLAHGGHLTHGSKVNFSGQIYNFVSYGVREDTGYIDYDEVERVAKKHKPKLIVAGASAYPRIIDFKRFREIADSVGAYLMVDMAHIAGLVAAGLHPNPVPYADVVTTTTHKTLRGPRGGAILCKEEYAKAIDKALFPGTQGGPLMHIIAAKAVCFKEALTDEFKEYQKRIVENAKALANALMERGINLVSGGTDNHLMLLDLRNTGITGKELETRLDEVNITCNKNAIPFDPLGPNITSGVRLGTPAVTTRGMKPEDMVKIADIIVNVIRDENYKEKAKERVANLLKKYPLYEDLI, encoded by the coding sequence ATGGATATTGAAATAATAAGAAAAACTGATCCAGAAATTGCAGACGCAATTGAAAAAGAGCTTATAAGGCAGAGAAATAAAATAGAGCTTATAGCTTCTGAAAATTTTGTAAGTAGAGCTGTAATGGAAGCAATGGGGTCCCCTCTTACTAATAAATACGCAGAAGGGTATCCAAATAAAAGGTATTACGGCGGTTGCGAATATGTGGATATAGCTGAAGAGTTAGCAAGAGAAAGGCTCAAAAAACTTTTTGGTGCTGAACACGCAAATGTACAACCTCATTCAGGAGCACAGGCAAACATGGCTGCTTATTTTGCTCTTATAAAGCCAGGAGATACTGTGCTGGGAATGGATTTAGCCCATGGAGGGCACCTCACTCATGGAAGCAAAGTCAATTTTTCAGGCCAAATCTATAATTTCGTATCTTACGGAGTAAGAGAAGATACAGGATATATAGATTACGATGAAGTAGAAAGAGTCGCAAAAAAGCACAAACCCAAATTGATTGTCGCAGGTGCTAGCGCTTACCCAAGGATAATCGATTTTAAGAGATTTAGAGAAATTGCAGACAGCGTTGGAGCTTACCTAATGGTAGATATGGCTCATATAGCTGGTCTTGTAGCAGCAGGTCTTCATCCTAATCCTGTTCCTTATGCAGATGTCGTTACGACTACCACCCATAAGACTTTAAGAGGCCCAAGAGGAGGAGCTATTCTTTGCAAAGAAGAATACGCAAAAGCAATAGACAAAGCACTCTTCCCGGGCACACAAGGTGGCCCTTTAATGCATATAATAGCAGCAAAAGCCGTTTGTTTTAAAGAAGCTCTCACCGATGAATTCAAAGAATATCAAAAAAGAATTGTCGAAAATGCAAAAGCTTTAGCAAATGCATTAATGGAAAGAGGAATAAATTTAGTGTCAGGTGGAACCGATAACCACTTGATGTTGTTGGATTTAAGAAATACAGGAATAACAGGCAAAGAGTTAGAAACAAGATTAGATGAAGTAAACATAACTTGCAACAAAAATGCTATACCCTTTGACCCATTAGGGCCAAATATAACTTCTGGTGTGAGACTGGGAACTCCAGCTGTTACGACAAGAGGTATGAAACCTGAAGACATGGTAAAAATAGCGGACATTATAGTCAATGTAATAAGGGATGAAAACTATAAAGAAAAAGCAAAAGAAAGAGTAGCAAATCTGCTCAAAAAATACCCTCTTTATGAGGACCTCATATAA
- a CDS encoding IS1182 family transposase translates to MLTKKQDARHQIEFVSIDQLVPKDHLLRKIEKVIDFSFIYDLVKDKYSEDHGRPSIDPVVLIKILFIQYLFGIPSIRRTIAEIKTNVAYRWFLGYGLTEEIPHFSTFSQNYIRRFKGTDIFEKIFTKILEEAIRHGLVNAEEVFIDSTHVKASANKKKYTKEIIEQEAKTYQEKLEEEINKDREAHGKKPLKKIKTIKTKEVKVSKTDPDSGMLNKNEKEKCFAYSFHTACDKNGFVLGVKVEAANVHDSVMFEEVLKEVENRVGKPKAIAVDAGYKNPYILKTIFDREIIPAVPYTRPKTKDGFMKKHEFVYDEYYDCYICPQNEILTYVTTNREGYREYKSNPEKCKNCPLREKCTQSKDYTKRIFRHIWEGYVEEAEHLRHTPYCKEVYERRKETIERVFADLKEKHGLRWTTLRGKEKLSMQAMLVFAAMNLKKMALWLWRKGKGPFDISKLYPLFGVLKKILSRYIQPLFSVLRKQGLKFYFVNKLRESLLLTFPISFVRPAWAIARR, encoded by the coding sequence ATGTTAACAAAGAAACAGGATGCAAGACATCAAATAGAATTTGTAAGCATAGATCAATTAGTACCAAAAGACCACCTTTTAAGAAAGATAGAAAAAGTCATAGACTTTAGCTTCATATACGATTTAGTAAAGGACAAATATTCCGAAGATCACGGCAGACCAAGTATAGATCCAGTAGTATTGATAAAAATACTGTTCATTCAATATCTTTTTGGTATACCGTCGATAAGAAGAACAATAGCAGAAATAAAAACAAACGTTGCATATAGATGGTTTTTAGGGTATGGACTAACAGAAGAAATACCTCATTTTTCAACATTTAGCCAGAACTACATAAGAAGATTCAAAGGGACAGACATATTTGAGAAAATATTTACGAAGATTTTAGAAGAAGCAATAAGGCATGGGTTAGTAAATGCAGAGGAAGTATTCATAGATTCCACTCACGTAAAAGCAAGTGCCAATAAGAAAAAATATACAAAAGAAATAATAGAACAAGAAGCCAAGACTTACCAAGAAAAACTAGAAGAAGAAATAAACAAAGATAGAGAAGCTCATGGAAAAAAGCCATTAAAGAAAATCAAGACGATAAAGACGAAAGAAGTAAAAGTAAGCAAAACAGACCCAGATAGTGGAATGTTAAACAAAAATGAAAAAGAAAAATGTTTTGCATATTCCTTTCACACAGCCTGCGATAAAAACGGATTTGTATTAGGAGTAAAAGTTGAAGCAGCGAATGTACACGACAGCGTAATGTTTGAAGAAGTACTAAAAGAAGTTGAAAATAGGGTAGGAAAACCGAAAGCAATAGCAGTAGATGCAGGATACAAAAATCCGTACATATTAAAGACAATATTTGATAGAGAAATAATACCAGCAGTGCCATACACAAGACCAAAAACAAAAGACGGTTTTATGAAGAAACATGAGTTTGTGTATGATGAATATTATGACTGTTACATATGCCCGCAGAATGAAATACTAACATATGTTACAACCAATAGAGAAGGATATAGAGAATACAAATCAAACCCAGAAAAATGTAAAAACTGTCCTTTAAGAGAAAAGTGTACCCAAAGTAAAGACTACACAAAGAGGATATTCAGGCACATATGGGAAGGATATGTAGAAGAAGCAGAACACCTAAGGCATACACCTTACTGTAAAGAAGTATATGAGAGAAGGAAAGAGACAATAGAGAGAGTGTTTGCAGATTTAAAGGAGAAGCATGGTTTGCGATGGACAACATTAAGAGGGAAAGAAAAATTGTCCATGCAAGCGATGCTTGTTTTTGCTGCCATGAATTTAAAGAAAATGGCCTTATGGTTATGGAGGAAGGGCAAAGGGCCCTTTGACATTTCAAAACTTTATCCATTATTTGGAGTTTTAAAGAAAATTTTATCCAGATATATACAGCCCCTGTTTTCGGTACTAAGAAAACAGGGGCTAAAATTTTACTTTGTCAACAAACTGAGGGAAAGTCTTTTACTGACTTTCCCTATTTCTTTCGTGCGCCCGGCATGGGCGATAGCTAGGCGGTGA
- the ltrA gene encoding group II intron reverse transcriptase/maturase, which yields MDSKDMQRLQTTQQRGYPLNREMEFQKTTEVHSISSASEDGRNEVQRYTSKMLEMIVERRNMEAAYKRVVANKGSHGVDGMEVDELLPYLKENWATIKQQLLEGKYKPQPVRRVEIPKPDGGVRLLGIPTVLDRLIQQAIAQILNKVYNHTFSDSSYGFRPGRSAKDAIKAAEAYINEGYTWVVDMDLEKFFDRVNHDIIMSKLEKRIGDKRVLKLIRRYLESGVMINGIKVSTEEGTPQGGPLSPLLANIMLDELDKELEKRGHKFCRYADDCNIYVKSRSAGNRVMKSIKKFIESKLKLKVNEAKSAVDRPWRRKFLGFSFYTKENEVRIRIHEKSIKRFKEKVREITNRNKGISMENRIKRLNQITTGWVNYFGLADAKSIMKTLDEWIRRRLRACIWKQWKKIKTKHDNLVKLGVEEQKAWEYANTRKGYWRISNSPILNKTLTNKYFESIGYKSLSQRYLIVHNS from the coding sequence ATGGACTCGAAAGATATGCAGAGACTGCAGACAACTCAACAAAGAGGCTATCCGTTGAATAGAGAAATGGAATTTCAAAAGACAACGGAAGTGCATAGTATATCATCGGCGTCGGAAGATGGAAGAAACGAAGTACAAAGATATACCAGCAAGATGCTTGAAATGATAGTAGAACGAAGGAACATGGAAGCAGCATACAAGCGCGTTGTTGCAAATAAAGGAAGCCATGGAGTCGATGGGATGGAAGTAGATGAACTTCTACCGTATCTCAAAGAAAACTGGGCAACCATAAAACAACAACTGCTGGAGGGGAAATACAAACCACAACCAGTGCGAAGAGTAGAAATTCCCAAACCAGATGGAGGAGTAAGACTACTAGGAATACCTACAGTACTAGACAGACTAATACAACAAGCAATAGCCCAAATACTAAATAAAGTCTACAACCATACATTTTCAGATAGCAGTTATGGATTCAGACCAGGACGCAGTGCAAAAGACGCAATAAAAGCCGCAGAAGCATACATAAATGAAGGATACACGTGGGTTGTAGATATGGACTTAGAAAAGTTCTTTGACAGAGTAAACCACGACATAATAATGTCCAAACTAGAAAAGCGGATAGGAGATAAAAGGGTACTAAAGTTAATACGAAGATACCTAGAATCAGGAGTAATGATAAACGGAATCAAAGTATCAACAGAAGAAGGGACACCCCAAGGAGGGCCATTAAGTCCCCTATTAGCAAACATAATGTTGGACGAACTAGACAAAGAACTTGAGAAACGAGGGCATAAATTCTGCCGATATGCAGATGACTGCAACATATATGTAAAAAGCAGGTCTGCAGGAAACAGAGTAATGAAGAGCATAAAGAAGTTCATAGAAAGCAAATTAAAACTAAAAGTCAACGAAGCAAAAAGTGCTGTAGATAGACCATGGAGAAGAAAATTTCTTGGATTTTCATTCTATACAAAAGAAAACGAAGTAAGAATAAGAATCCATGAAAAATCCATCAAAAGGTTTAAGGAAAAAGTAAGAGAAATAACCAATCGGAACAAGGGAATAAGCATGGAAAACAGAATAAAAAGACTAAATCAAATAACAACAGGATGGGTCAACTATTTTGGATTAGCAGACGCGAAAAGCATAATGAAAACCCTTGACGAATGGATAAGGCGAAGACTAAGGGCATGTATATGGAAACAATGGAAGAAGATAAAAACGAAGCATGATAACTTAGTAAAACTAGGAGTAGAAGAACAAAAAGCCTGGGAATACGCCAATACAAGGAAAGGCTACTGGAGAATATCCAATAGCCCAATCCTAAATAAGACTCTTACAAATAAATACTTTGAAAGCATAGGTTATAAGAGTTTATCCCAAAGATATCTAATTGTACACAATTCCTAA
- the hisIE gene encoding bifunctional phosphoribosyl-AMP cyclohydrolase/phosphoribosyl-ATP diphosphatase HisIE — protein MIDIEELKFDGKGLIPAIVQDYNTKQVLMLAYMNEESLKLSLEKGETYFFSRSRKEIWHKGETSGNTQKIKNIFYDCDGDALLIEVEPKGPACHTGNVSCFYRSFLGEVENYDMEILKMLYERVKDRKTNPAEGSYTNYLFEKGIDKILKKIGEETTEVVIASKNDSKEEIVYEVSDLLYHLIVLLVDKGIKLEDVYGELGRRYYKPKEFKEEHKENRVGAE, from the coding sequence ATGATTGATATAGAGGAATTAAAGTTTGATGGAAAAGGACTTATTCCTGCGATTGTGCAAGACTACAACACAAAACAAGTATTAATGTTGGCTTATATGAATGAGGAAAGTTTAAAATTAAGCTTGGAAAAGGGAGAAACTTATTTTTTTAGCAGAAGTAGAAAGGAAATTTGGCATAAAGGGGAAACTTCAGGTAATACCCAAAAGATAAAAAACATATTTTATGACTGCGATGGAGATGCTTTGCTAATTGAGGTGGAGCCAAAAGGGCCGGCATGCCATACAGGGAATGTAAGCTGTTTTTATAGAAGCTTTTTAGGTGAAGTTGAAAATTATGACATGGAAATACTTAAAATGCTATATGAACGGGTAAAAGATAGAAAGACAAACCCGGCAGAAGGGTCTTATACTAATTATTTGTTTGAAAAAGGCATAGATAAGATTTTAAAGAAAATTGGCGAAGAAACTACGGAGGTAGTGATAGCTTCCAAAAATGACTCCAAAGAAGAGATAGTGTATGAGGTTTCAGATTTACTTTATCATTTAATAGTTTTGTTAGTTGACAAAGGTATAAAGCTCGAGGATGTATACGGTGAGCTTGGTAGAAGGTATTATAAGCCAAAGGAATTTAAAGAAGAACATAAAGAGAATCGAGTAGGAGCTGAATAA
- the hisF gene encoding imidazole glycerol phosphate synthase subunit HisF has translation MLAKRIIPCLDVKDGRVVKGVNFLNLKDAGDPVQIASEYNELGADELVFLDITASYEKRKIMIEVVKRTSEKVFIPLTVGGGISDLDDIKDILRAGADKVSINTQAVKQPTLIRQAAVRFGSQCVVVAIDAKRRSDGSGFDVYINGGRVNTGLDVIEWAKKVESLGAGEILLTSMDKDGTKDGYDIELTRMVSEAVNIPVIASGGARNKEHFKEVFTEGKADAALAASVFHYRELEIKEVKRYLKEEGIPVRI, from the coding sequence ATGCTTGCAAAAAGAATAATTCCTTGTTTAGATGTGAAAGACGGCAGGGTAGTAAAAGGAGTTAACTTTTTAAATTTAAAAGATGCGGGAGACCCTGTCCAGATAGCATCAGAGTACAATGAATTAGGAGCAGATGAGCTTGTATTCTTGGACATTACTGCTTCTTATGAAAAACGAAAAATAATGATAGAAGTTGTAAAAAGGACTTCTGAAAAAGTATTTATTCCTTTAACTGTTGGTGGTGGAATTTCAGACCTTGACGATATAAAAGATATTCTAAGAGCAGGGGCTGATAAGGTTTCAATAAATACCCAAGCTGTGAAACAACCAACTCTTATTCGTCAGGCCGCTGTACGTTTTGGAAGCCAATGTGTGGTTGTAGCAATTGATGCCAAGAGGCGAAGTGATGGCTCGGGCTTTGATGTGTATATAAACGGCGGAAGGGTAAACACAGGGCTTGATGTGATTGAGTGGGCTAAAAAAGTAGAGTCTTTAGGAGCAGGAGAAATACTTCTTACAAGTATGGATAAAGACGGTACTAAAGATGGGTATGATATAGAGCTTACAAGAATGGTAAGTGAAGCTGTCAATATCCCCGTTATAGCTTCTGGAGGTGCAAGAAATAAAGAGCATTTTAAAGAGGTTTTTACTGAAGGCAAAGCTGATGCTGCGTTAGCGGCTTCTGTGTTTCATTACAGGGAGTTGGAAATAAAAGAAGTTAAAAGATATTTAAAAGAAGAAGGTATACCAGTGAGAATTTAA